The Prionailurus viverrinus isolate Anna chromosome B4, UM_Priviv_1.0, whole genome shotgun sequence genome has a window encoding:
- the LOC125169484 gene encoding cationic amino acid transporter 3-like: MLYQALRRFGQKLVRRHTLEQYVAKISTAGRLSTLDIVALGVVNTVGAGVYVLAGEVASDKAGPSIVICFLVAALSSVLAALCYAEFSARVPHSASAYLYNYVTVGELWAFITGWNLILSYVTGAASVARAWSLAFDNLIGNQISQTLHESIPLNIPHVFAEYPDFFAMGLMLLFTGLLAVRASEFVLVTTVFTVVNVLVLGFVIISGFLKGKLHNWQLTEKDYIMTMFRLNDTSPLGPLGYGGFVPFGFQGILRGAATCFYAFTGFDSVVTIAEEAQNLQRSVPMGIVISVFICFLVYFGVSSALTLMVPYYQLQPGSPLPEAFLHIGWAPARYVVAIGALCALSASILDSMFLLRWMTFVMADDGLLFGVLARIDSKTSIPIVATVVSGIITALMTSFFRLTDLVDLMSFGTLLTYSLVAICILIVRYQPELNDEENEAEAQEENGPAAEKLTLWRLFCPGSSTPTPLSVRVVYVCFSLLALLLLLLCLVLVQWPVLLLFENPLLIIVVVLLLILITGITGVIWRQPQSPTLLYFKVPALPFLPIMSVFMNVYLMMQLTLCTWALFGVWMLIGFAIYFGYGIHHACRINPT, translated from the coding sequence ATGTTGTATCAGGCACTTCGCAGATTTGGTCAAAAGCTGGTACGGAGACATACACTGGAGCAATACGTGGCTAAGATTTCCACTGCCGGAAGGCTGAGCACTCTGGATATAGTGGCCTTGGGTGTGGTCAACACAGTGGGTGCAGGTGTGTATGTCCTGGCTGGTGAGGTAGCCAGTGATAAAGCAGGACCATCCATTGTTATCTGCTTTTTGGTGGCCGCCCTGTCTTCTGTGTTGGCTGCTCTGTGCTATGCAGAGTTTAGCGCCCGGGTTCCCCATTCTGCTTCTGCATATCTGTACAACTATGTCACTGTAGGTGAACTCTGGGCTTTCATCACTGGCTGGAACCTCATCCTCTCCTATGTTACTGGTGCAGCCAGTGTGGCCCGGGCCTGGAGCTTAGCTTTTGACAACCTGATTGGGAACCAGATCTCTCAGACCTTGCATGAGAGCATCCCACTGAATATTCCCCATGTCTTTGCAGAATATCCAGACTTCTTTGCCATGGGCCTGATGTTGTTGTTCACCGGACTGCTGGCTGTCAGGGCTAGTGAGTTTGTCTTGGTTACTACAGTGTTCACAGTGGTGAATGTTTTGGTTCTTGGTTTTGTCATCATCTCTGGCTTCCTTAAGGGGAAACTGCACAACTGGCAGCTTACGGAAAAGGACTACATAATGACCATGTTTAGACTCAATGACACTTCTCCCTTGGGCCCTCTGGGCTATGGAGGATTTGTGCCTTTCGGTTTCCAGGGGATTCTCCGTGGAGCAGCGACCTGTTTCTATGCATTTACTGGTTTCGACAGTGTTGTTACCATTGCCGAAGAAGCCCAAAATCTCCAGCGTTCTGTCCCCATGGGCATTGTGATTTCAGTGTTCATCTGCTTTTTGGTGTATTTTGGGGTCTCTTCAGCACTTACGCTTATGGTGCCTTACTACCAGCTTCAACCTGGGAGCCCCTTGCCTGAGGCATTTCTCCATATTGGCTGGGCCCCTGCCCGCTATGTCGTGGCTATTGGAGCCCTCTGTGCTCTTTCTGCCAGCATCTTGGACTCTATGTTTCTCCTTCGTTGGATGACCTTCGTGATGGCAGATGATGGCCTCCTGTTCGGTGTCCTTGCCAGGATAGACTCCAAAACAAGCATCCCCATTGTGGCCACTGTGGTCTCGGGCATTATCACGGCATTGATGACATCCTTCTTTAGACTCACTGATCTTGTGGACCTCATGTCATTTGGGACCCTGCTTACTTACTCCCTGGTGGCTATTTGTATTCTCATTGTCAGGTATCAGCCTGAATTgaatgatgaagaaaatgaagcagaggCACAGGAGGAGAATGGGCCTGCAGCAGAGAAGCTGACTCTGTGGAGACTATTTTGTCCAGGCagctccacccccactccactcTCTGTCCGGGTTGTCTATGTATGCTTCTCACTGcttgctctgctcctccttcttctttgctTGGTGCTGGTCCAGTGGCCAGTTCTACTGCTTTTTGAAAACCCACTGTTGATTATAGTGGTTGTGCTACTCCTGATTCTCATCACTGGGATCACTGGGGTCATCTGGAGACAGCCACAGAGCCCCACTCTCCTTTACTTTAAGGTCCCTGCTCTGCCTTTCCTCCCAATAATGAGCGTCTTTATGAATGTTTACCTTATGATGCAGCTGACACTTTGCACCTGGGCCCTCTTTGGTGTCTGGATGCTGATTGGGTTTGCTATCTACTTTGGCTATGGGATCCACCATGCATGCAGGATTAACCCCACTTGA